The proteins below are encoded in one region of Vulpes lagopus strain Blue_001 chromosome 10, ASM1834538v1, whole genome shotgun sequence:
- the LOC121500115 gene encoding histone H4, with protein sequence MSGRGKGGKGLGKGGAKRHRKVLRDNIQGITKPAIRRLARRGGVKRISGLIYEETRGVLKVFLENVIRDAVTYTEHAKRKTVTAMDVVYALKRQGRTLYGFGG encoded by the coding sequence ATGTCAGGCCGCGGCAAGGGCGGGAAGGGGCTGGGCAAGGGCGGCGCCAAGCGCCACCGCAAGGTGCTGCGCGACAACATCCAGGGCATCACCAAGCCCGCCATCCGGCGGCTGGCCCGGCGCGGCGGCGTCAAGCGCATCTCGGGCCTCATCTACGAGGAGACCCGCGGGGTGCTCAAGGTGTTCCTGGAGAACGTGATCCGGGACGCCGTCACCTACACGGAGCACGCCAAGCGCAAGACGGTCACGGCCATGGACGTGGTCTACGCGCTCAAGCGCCAGGGCCGCACGCTCTACGGCTTCGGCGGCTAA
- the LOC121500121 gene encoding histone H3.1-like has protein sequence GSNQLLTACVSLLFCVVVSARTKQTARKSTGGKAPRKQLATKAARKSAPATGGVKKPHRYRPGTVALREIRRYQKSTELLIRKLPFQRLVREIAQDFKTDLRFQSSAVMALQEACEAYLVGLFEDTNLCAIHAKRVTIMPKDIQLARRIRGERA, from the coding sequence GGTTCGAACCAGCTGCTGACTGCTTGCGTCAGTTTACTCTTCTGTGTCGTTGTCTCGGCTCGCACGAAGCAGACGGCGCGCAAGTCGACGGGCGGCAAGGCCCCGCGCAAGCAGCTGGCCACCAAGGCGGCCCGCAAGAGCGCGCCGGCCACCGGCGGCGTCAAGAAGCCGCACCGCTACCGGCCCGGCACGGTGGCCCTGCGCGAGATCCGGCGCTACCAGAAGTCCACGGAGCTGCTGATCCGCAAGCTGCCGTTCCAGCGCCTGGTGCGCGAGATCGCGCAGGACTTCAAGACCGACCTGCGCTTCCAGAGCTCGGCCGTCATGGCGCTGCAGGAGGCGTGCGAGGCCTACCTGGTGGGGCTCTTCGAGGACACCAACCTGTGCGCCATCCACGCCAAGCGCGTCACCATCATGCCCAAGGACATCCAGCTGGCGCGCCGCATCCGCGGGGAGAGGGCGTAA
- the LOC121500100 gene encoding histone H2A type 1-E, protein MSGRGKQGGKARAKAKTRSSRAGLQFPVGRVHRLLRKGNYAERVGAGAPVYLAAVLEYLTAEILELAGNAARDNKKTRIIPRHLQLAIRNDEELNKLLGRVTIAQGGVLPNIQAVLLPKKTESHHKAKGK, encoded by the coding sequence ATGTCCGGACGCGGGAAGCAGGGCGGCAAGGCTCGCGCCAAGGCCAAGACGCGCTCGTCGCGGGCCGGGCTCCAGTTCCCGGTGGGCCGCGTCCACCGCCTGCTCCGCAAGGGCAACTACGCGGAGCGGGTCGGGGCGGGCGCGCCGGTGTACCTGGCGGCCGTGCTGGAGTACCTGACGGCCGAGATCCTGGAGCTGGCGGGCAACGCGGCCCGCGACAACAAGAAGACGCGCATCATCCCGCGCCACCTGCAGCTGGCCATCCGCAACGACGAGGAGCTCAACAAGCTGCTGGGCCGCGTGACCATCGCGCAGGGCGGCGTCCTGCCCAACATCCAGGCCGTGCTGCTGCCCAAGAAGACCGAGAGCCACCACAAGGCCAAGGGGAAGTGA
- the LOC121500109 gene encoding histone H2B type 1-C/E/F/G/I: protein MPEPAKSAPAPKKGSKKAVTKAQKKDGKKRKRSRKESYSVYVYKVLKQVHPDTGISSKAMGIMNSFVNDIFERIAGEASRLAHYNKRSTITSREIQTAVRLLLPGELAKHAVSEGTKAVTKYTSSK from the coding sequence ATGCCCGAGCCCGCCAAGTCCGCGCCGGCCCCGAAGAAGGGCTCCAAGAAGGCGGTGACCAAGGCGCAGAAGAAGGACGGCAAGAAGCGCAAGCGCAGCCGCAAGGAGAGCTACTCGGTGTACGTGTACAAGGTGCTGAAGCAGGTGCACCCCGACACGGGCATCTCGTCCAAGGCCATGGGCATCATGAACTCGTTCGTCAACGACATCTTCGAGCGCATCGCGGGCGAGGCGTCGCGCCTGGCGCATTACAACAAGCGCTCGACCATCACGTCCAGGGAGATCCAGACGGCCGTGCGCCTGCTGCTGCCCGGGGAGCTGGCCAAGCACGCCGTGTCCGAGGGCACCAAGGCCGTCACCAAGTACACCAGCTCCAAGTAA
- the LOC121500099 gene encoding histone H2B type 1-K-like, translating into MPEPAKSAPAPKKGSKKAVTKAQKKDGKKRKRSRKESYSVYVYKVLKQVHPDTGISSKAMGIMNSFVNDNYERIAGEASRLAHYNKRSTITSREIQTAVRLLFPLGAGPPNNPDHMSSYMSLKTLKSQPDFQRKL; encoded by the coding sequence ATGCCCGAGCCCGCCAAGTCCGCGCCGGCCCCGAAGAAGGGCTCCAAGAAGGCGGTGACCAAGGCGCAGAAGAAGGACGGCAAGAAGCGCAAGCGCAGCCGCAAGGAGAGCTACTCGGTGTACGTGTACAAGGTGCTGAAGCAGGTGCACCCCGATACGGGCATCTCGTCCAAGGCCATGGGCATCATGAACTCGTTCGTCAACGACAACTACGAGCGCATCGCGGGCGAGGCGTCGCGCCTGGCGCATTACAACAAGCGCTCGACCATCACGTCCAGGGAGATCCAGACGGCCGTGCGCCTGCTGTTTCCCTTGGGAGCTGGACCTCCAAATAATCCTGACCATATGTCTTCATATATGTCCCTTAAGACACTTAAGAGCCAGCCAGATTTTCAGCGTAAGTTGTAA
- the LOC121500104 gene encoding histone H2A type 1-B, whose translation MSGRGKQGGKARAKAKTRSSRAGLQFPVGRVHRLLRKGNYSERVGAGAPVYLAAVLEYLTAEILELAGNAARDNKKTRIIPRHLQLAIRNDEELNKLLGRVTIAQGGVLPNIQAVLLPKKTESHHKAKGK comes from the coding sequence ATGTCGGGACGCGGAAAGCAGGGCGGCAAGGCTCGCGCCAAGGCCAAGACGCGCTCGTCGCGGGCCGGGCTCCAGTTCCCGGTGGGCCGCGTCCACCGCCTGCTCCGCAAGGGCAACTACTCGGAGCGGGTCGGGGCGGGCGCGCCGGTGTACCTGGCGGCCGTGCTGGAGTACCTGACGGCCGAGATCCTGGAGCTGGCGGGCAACGCGGCCCGCGACAACAAGAAGACGCGCATCATCCCGCGCCACCTGCAGCTGGCCATCCGCAACGACGAGGAGCTCAACAAGCTGCTGGGCCGCGTGACCATCGCGCAGGGCGGCGTCCTGCCCAACATCCAGGCCGTGCTGCTGCCCAAGAAGACCGAGAGCCACCACAAGGCCAAGGGGAAGTAA
- the LOC121499898 gene encoding histone H3.3-like yields the protein MVHSADALQEGNCLLVHQALRKQLSPCKWVGGKAPRKQLATKAARKSAPATGGVKKPHRYRPGTVALREIRRYQKSTELLIRKLPFQRLVREIAQDFKTDLRFQSSAVMALQEACEAYLVGLFEDTNLCAIHAKRVTIMPKDIQLARRIRGERV from the exons ATGGTACATTCCgct GATGCCTTGCAGGAAGGCAACTGCTTGCTTGTCCATCAGGCCTTGCGCAAACAGCTGTCACCATGTAAGTGGGTGGGCGGCAAGGCCCCGCGCAAGCAGCTGGCCACCAAGGCGGCCCGCAAGAGCGCGCCGGCCACCGGCGGCGTCAAGAAGCCGCACCGCTACCGGCCCGGCACGGTGGCCCTGCGCGAGATCCGGCGCTACCAGAAGTCCACGGAGCTGCTGATCCGCAAGCTGCCGTTCCAGCGCCTGGTGCGCGAGATCGCGCAGGACTTCAAGACCGACCTGCGCTTCCAGAGCTCGGCCGTCATGGCGCTGCAGGAGGCGTGCGAGGCCTACCTGGTGGGGCTCTTCGAGGACACCAACCTGTGCGCCATCCACGCCAAGCGCGTCACCATCATGCCCAAGGACATCCAGCTGGCGCGCCGCATCCGCGGGGAGAGGGTGTAA